One region of Candidatus Epulonipiscium sp. genomic DNA includes:
- a CDS encoding S1 RNA-binding domain-containing protein, giving the protein MIKLGEIQKLRVLRITSIGAYLNTKEGKKEEDVLLPKKQIPEDTEVGDELEVFIYRDSKDRIIATTKRPRVTLGKLAILKVVDTSKIGAFLDWGLEKDLFLPFREQATRVSKGKSYLVGLYIDKSDRLCATMDVYDLLRSDSPYKENDKVCGIVYKVKEDLGVFVAVDSKYHGFIPSTELYEKYQNGDEIEGRVIKIREDGKIDISVREKAYIQVEEDAKVILGKLLLKGGKLPFNDNTDPSIIKKEFNMSKRAFKRAIGKLFKEGKIKITTSGIEEFHN; this is encoded by the coding sequence ATGATAAAATTAGGTGAAATTCAAAAACTAAGGGTTTTAAGAATTACTTCCATTGGTGCCTACTTAAACACAAAAGAAGGAAAAAAGGAAGAGGATGTTCTACTTCCTAAGAAACAAATACCAGAAGATACCGAAGTGGGAGACGAACTAGAAGTTTTTATATATAGGGATTCGAAAGACCGTATCATAGCCACAACCAAAAGACCTAGAGTAACTTTAGGAAAATTAGCTATTTTAAAAGTCGTAGACACAAGTAAAATAGGGGCATTTTTAGATTGGGGTCTTGAGAAGGATTTATTCCTTCCCTTTAGGGAACAGGCCACCCGGGTTTCTAAGGGAAAAAGCTATTTAGTAGGTCTATACATAGATAAAAGCGATAGACTTTGCGCTACCATGGATGTGTATGACCTTCTAAGAAGCGATTCACCTTATAAGGAAAATGATAAAGTTTGTGGGATTGTGTATAAAGTAAAAGAAGATTTAGGGGTTTTTGTAGCTGTCGATAGCAAGTATCACGGTTTTATTCCATCAACTGAATTATATGAAAAGTACCAAAATGGGGATGAAATAGAAGGCAGAGTAATAAAAATCCGTGAAGATGGAAAAATAGATATCAGTGTAAGGGAAAAAGCCTATATCCAGGTGGAGGAAGATGCTAAGGTTATCTTAGGAAAGTTATTGTTAAAAGGGGGCAAGCTTCCATTTAACGACAATACTGATCCATCTATAATAAAAAAAGAATTTAATATGAGTAAGAGAGCATTTAAAAGAGCAATCGGTAAACTATTCAAAGAAGGAAAAATAAAAATTACCACCTCAGGTATCGAAGAATTTCATAATTAA
- a CDS encoding DEAD/DEAH box helicase, translating to MNTARFDDLNISKELIKAVEDMGFEETTPIQSQAIPHILEGKDVIGQAQTGTGKTASFGIPILEKVDVQDNNLQALVLCPTRELAIQVSEEIRKLGKYLQGIKTLPIYGGQPIDRQIKSLKKGIQVIIGTPGRVMDHMNRKTIKLNKLKMIILDEADEMLNMGFREDIEMILKGTPKSRQTILFSATMPRAILDIAKTHQENPEIVKVVRKQLTVPSIEQYYFEVKERNKVEILTRLIDMHNPKLSLIFCNTKKKVDELVNDLQGRGYFADGLHGDMKQPLRDRVMNNFRNGNTEILIATDVAARGIDVDDVEAVFNYDIPQDEEYYVHRIGRTGRAGRLGKAFSFIVGREIYKLKDIQRYTKTKIKLQQAPSLNDVEEAKISILIDNIKSVIENEDLNKQIRIIERLVEEDYTSLDLSAALLKMVMGKETEHEADADFEETGSEPGMVRLFINIGRKQNVRARDIVGAIAGETGLSGKLIGTIDVYDKYTFVEVPKEYTKEVLKIMNHAQIKGKSINIEPANKKK from the coding sequence ATGAATACAGCTAGATTTGATGATTTAAATATATCAAAAGAACTAATTAAAGCAGTTGAGGATATGGGGTTTGAAGAAACCACCCCTATACAATCTCAGGCAATACCTCATATATTAGAGGGGAAGGACGTAATAGGACAAGCCCAAACAGGAACAGGTAAAACAGCATCTTTTGGAATACCTATCTTGGAAAAGGTTGATGTCCAAGACAATAATTTACAGGCTTTGGTATTATGTCCTACGAGGGAATTAGCGATTCAAGTTTCGGAAGAAATAAGAAAACTGGGAAAATACCTTCAGGGAATAAAGACCCTTCCCATATATGGGGGACAGCCAATTGACAGGCAAATTAAATCTTTAAAAAAGGGCATTCAAGTCATAATTGGGACCCCAGGACGGGTAATGGATCACATGAATCGAAAAACCATAAAACTAAATAAACTTAAAATGATAATTTTAGATGAAGCAGATGAAATGCTTAATATGGGATTTAGGGAAGATATCGAGATGATACTTAAAGGTACCCCAAAAAGCCGTCAAACCATTTTGTTTTCTGCTACCATGCCTAGAGCTATTTTAGATATTGCAAAAACCCATCAGGAAAACCCTGAAATAGTTAAAGTAGTGCGTAAACAACTAACTGTCCCAAGCATTGAACAATATTATTTCGAAGTAAAAGAAAGAAATAAAGTTGAAATTCTTACAAGACTTATTGATATGCATAATCCTAAACTGTCCCTTATCTTTTGTAACACCAAAAAGAAGGTAGATGAACTGGTAAATGATTTACAAGGAAGAGGATATTTTGCAGATGGGCTCCATGGGGATATGAAGCAGCCCCTAAGAGATAGGGTCATGAATAACTTTAGAAATGGAAACACAGAGATATTAATAGCAACAGATGTGGCAGCAAGGGGAATTGATGTGGATGATGTAGAGGCTGTATTTAACTATGATATTCCACAGGATGAAGAATACTATGTTCATAGAATTGGAAGGACAGGACGGGCAGGTCGCCTAGGGAAGGCATTTAGTTTTATCGTAGGTAGGGAAATATATAAACTTAAAGATATCCAAAGGTATACCAAGACCAAAATAAAGCTTCAACAAGCTCCTAGCCTCAATGACGTAGAAGAGGCCAAAATCAGTATTCTAATCGACAACATAAAAAGCGTTATCGAAAATGAAGATTTAAATAAACAAATCAGAATCATAGAAAGATTAGTTGAAGAAGATTATACCTCCCTAGATTTATCTGCAGCTCTTCTAAAGATGGTAATGGGCAAAGAAACAGAGCATGAGGCAGATGCGGACTTCGAAGAAACAGGTTCAGAACCAGGAATGGTAAGATTGTTTATAAATATAGGGCGAAAGCAAAATGTAAGGGCTAGGGATATCGTAGGGGCTATAGCAGGAGAAACCGGCCTTTCTGGAAAACTCATAGGAACCATTGATGTATACGACAAATACACTTTTGTAGAGGTTCCTAAAGAATATACAAAGGAAGTTCTAAAGATAATGAACCACGCCCAAATCAAAGGGAAATCCATAAATATTGAGCCGGCAAATAAGAAAAAGTAG